One genomic window of Panicum hallii strain FIL2 chromosome 6, PHallii_v3.1, whole genome shotgun sequence includes the following:
- the LOC112897355 gene encoding AT-hook motif nuclear-localized protein 20-like produces MAPSSKDGGATEQPTSGGSGDDRENGSGEPKEGAVVTGNRRPRGRPPGSKNKPKPPIFVTRDSPNALRSHVMEVAGGADVAESIANFARRRQRGVCVLSGAGTVTDVALRQPAAPGAVVALRGRFEILSLTGTLLPGPAPPGSTGLTVYLAGGQGQVVGGSVVGTLTAAGPVMVIASTFANATYERLPLDEAEEESGGQAQLPPPGAGAGPPLMGGMAADPSAMPMFGGVPPNLMPGGGGGASGAGLQLGHEGLAWAHARPPPY; encoded by the coding sequence ATGGCGCCTTCTTCCAAGGACGGCGGCGCCACTGAGCAGCCGACGAGCGGCGGTAGTGGCGACGACCGCGAGAACGGCAGCGGTGAGCCCAAGGAAGGCGCCGTGGTGACCGGCAACCGGCGCCCCCGCGGGCGGCCACCGGGGTCCAAGAACAAGCCGAAGCCGCCCATCTTCGTGACGCGGGACAGCCCCAACGCGCTGCGCAGCCACGTgatggaggtggccggcggcgccgaCGTGGCGGAGTCCATCGCCAACTTCGCGCGCCGCAGGCAGCGCGGCGTGTGCGTGCTGAGCGGCGCGGGCACGGTCACCGACGTCGCCCTCCGGCAGCCTGCGGCGCCGGGCGCCGTGGTGGCGCTCCGCGGGCGCTTCGAGATCCTGTCCCTGACCGGCACGTTACTGCCGGGGCCGGCGCCGCCCGGCTCCACGGGGCTGACCGTGTACCTCGCGGGCGGGCAGGGGCAGGTCGTGGGCGGCAGCGTGGTCGGCACGCtgacggcggcggggccggtgATGGTGATCGCGTCCACGTTCGCGAACGCCACCTACGAGAGGCTGCCGCTGGACGAGGCCGAGGAGGAGTCCGGCGGGCAGGCGCAGCTGCCTCCGCCCGGGGCCGGCGCAGGGCCGCCTCTGATGGGCGGGATGGCCGCCGATCCCTCGGCGATGCCAATGTTCGGCGGCGTGCCGCCAAACCTGATgccagggggcggcggcggcgcctccgGCGCGGGCCTGCAGCTCGGGCACGAGGGGCTTGCATGGGCTCATGCGCGGCCCCCGCCCTACTAg
- the LOC112896415 gene encoding bet1-like SNARE 1-1 isoform X1 — translation MNSRSRDFRSHRAALFDGIEDGGIRAPAYSSREIHEQENDQAMDSLHDRVSILKRLTGDIHEEVENHNRMLDRMGNDMDASRGFLSGTVDRFKMVFETKSSRRMATMVASFIAVFLLIYYLTK, via the exons ATGAACTCGAGGAG CAGGGACTTCCGCAGCCACAGAGCTGCTTTATTTGATGGCATTGAAGATGGTGGGATAAGAGCTCCAGCTTACTCTTCTCGTGAAATTCATGAGCAGGAGAATGACCAAGCTATGGACAGTTTGCATGATAGGGTCAGCATTCTCAAAAGA CTAACTGGTGATATACACGAAGAAGTGGAGAATCATAACCGAATGCTGGACAGAATG GGTAATGACATGGATGCTTCAAGAGGATTTCTTTCTGGAACGGTGGACAGGTTCAAGATG GTCTTCGAGACGAAATCAAGCCGCAGGATGGCTACCATGGTGGCATCCTTCATTGCCGTCTTCTTGCTCATATACTACCTTACCAAGTAG
- the LOC112896414 gene encoding LOB domain-containing protein 29-like translates to MTGLGSPCGACKFLRRKCVKGCVFAPYFCHEQGAAHFAAIHKVFGASNASKLLMHLPISDRCEAAVTMSYEAQARLQDPIYGCVAHIFSLQQQVVSLQAELESFKAQAQGYKDGSLTSNPQKESCERLTPCMQDGQLFFHQTMASNSSVKSESQLYFANDCFNSESAQYSEGYEPDLCMPDYNHSNPSCNMKGIRYHDMNDLQSQSVASTYLNEA, encoded by the exons ATGACAGGCCTTGGCTCACCATGTGGCGCGTGCAAGTTCCTGCGCAGGAAGTGTGTGAAGGGGTGTGTCTTCGCCCCATACTTCTGTCATGAGCAAGGTGCTGCACACTTTGCCGCAATCCATAAGGTCTTTGGGGCTAGCAATGCCTCAAAGCTCCTAATGCATCTCCCGATAAGTGACCGCTGCGAGGCTGCAGTTACTATGTCATATGAGGCGCAGGCCAGGCTTCAAGATCCAATATATGGCTGTGTTGCTCATATCTTTTCTCTGCAACAACAG GTGGTCAGTCTGCAAGCAGAACTAGAGTCTTTCAAAGCTCAAGCACAAGGGTATAAAGATGGATCTTTAACATCAAACCCTCAAAAAGAAAGTTGCGAAAGATTAACACCTTGTATGCAAGATGGGCAACTCTTTTTCCACCAAACAATGGCAAGCAATTCTTCAGTAAAGAGTGAGAGTCAGCTATACTTTGCAAATGACTGTTTCAATTCAGAGTCAGCTCAATATTCTGAAGGTTATGAGCCAGATTTATGCATGCCCGACTACAACCACAGCAATCCTTCTTGCAACATGAAAGGGATTCGGTATCATGACATGAACGACCTTCAGTCACAGTCAGTAGCCTCTACCTATTTAAATGAAGCATGA
- the LOC112896415 gene encoding bet1-like SNARE 1-1 isoform X2 gives MNSRRDFRSHRAALFDGIEDGGIRAPAYSSREIHEQENDQAMDSLHDRVSILKRLTGDIHEEVENHNRMLDRMGNDMDASRGFLSGTVDRFKMVFETKSSRRMATMVASFIAVFLLIYYLTK, from the exons ATGAACTCGAGGAG GGACTTCCGCAGCCACAGAGCTGCTTTATTTGATGGCATTGAAGATGGTGGGATAAGAGCTCCAGCTTACTCTTCTCGTGAAATTCATGAGCAGGAGAATGACCAAGCTATGGACAGTTTGCATGATAGGGTCAGCATTCTCAAAAGA CTAACTGGTGATATACACGAAGAAGTGGAGAATCATAACCGAATGCTGGACAGAATG GGTAATGACATGGATGCTTCAAGAGGATTTCTTTCTGGAACGGTGGACAGGTTCAAGATG GTCTTCGAGACGAAATCAAGCCGCAGGATGGCTACCATGGTGGCATCCTTCATTGCCGTCTTCTTGCTCATATACTACCTTACCAAGTAG